In Pelosinus sp. UFO1, one genomic interval encodes:
- a CDS encoding sigma 54-interacting transcriptional regulator: MDLKEKMLGVIRTENIKDPFTDVRLAKMLSTTREQITILRKELGIGNSRERRKPYLKKTIETIVKGNSKLNITEITKKLMESGFDISRHVVEEFFSESSMDNIPDEEEIVVQQDPFANLVGHNGSLENNVIQSKSAILYPPFGLATLIIGESGVGKTQFAECMYNFAKQKKVIGETIPFIVFNCADYSDNPQLLLSLLYGYKKGAFTGADSDTEGIVEHANNGILFLDEIHRLPPKGQEILFSILDRGQFRRLGETKDERKVKIMFIGATTENIESNLLLSFRRRIPMIISIPSLHERAFVEKVEIIYDFFQKECNRINVKIFVESKVIEILTLKRFNGNIGQLKSTIQVVCARAFMKNIGKDSEIISIGYEDILETNSIQRDFILEDINIIEIRNHIQDMLFIPFIKNRASFIKDIQNNEYSVPEDFYRQIEKKYYDLIKLNINFSEVEEILWTFISNKFSNLEPSLTAKNKYFSLTELVSIADKDIIDLVKKVRLQLIKEHMYNEINENIFIYLAIHLDETVKRIRLKQPIININLSKIKKDFAKEYNIALQVGNWLKELKDVEIPEDEIGFIAMYIKAAIQNRTPKNRVGVVVVSHGKIATEIINVVRELLNVTFPVAIDMPLDESPAMIYEKIIGISKIVDEGRGILFLVDMGSLVNVGKIVTEKLGIQTQTLDRVDLLTVIEAVRKASIPENNLNEIYASLVKNRYNYPLLSIEETSKPIAIVALCLTGEGTAYHIRQAIEKKYPNVTVFQVGVMDDHLRDKIQEIQEKFKILAIIGTINPEIEGINFVVYDPYLLNNGIREFDVILNSEKGNDLASFSKEDLFVFESPITAQKELIEVMCLLLINKGYVKKEFLQSVLRREEMSPTFMKGGMAIPHGESNIVNKSAIVVVKLKQPMTWGCGKANIVCLPAFKINDKKIVKGLLKPFLNLDFVEGLKDLTDINQFREILFAKMKD, encoded by the coding sequence ATGGATTTAAAAGAAAAGATGTTAGGTGTTATAAGAACTGAGAACATAAAAGATCCGTTTACAGATGTAAGGCTAGCAAAAATGTTATCGACCACAAGAGAGCAAATTACAATTTTACGTAAAGAGTTAGGAATTGGTAACTCAAGAGAACGACGCAAACCATATTTAAAGAAAACAATAGAAACCATAGTCAAAGGAAATAGTAAGCTGAATATTACTGAAATTACCAAAAAATTAATGGAATCAGGTTTTGATATATCTAGACATGTAGTGGAAGAATTCTTTAGTGAATCTAGTATGGATAACATACCCGATGAAGAAGAAATAGTCGTGCAGCAAGATCCCTTTGCCAACTTAGTAGGTCATAATGGTAGTCTGGAAAACAATGTGATCCAATCAAAATCTGCAATCTTATACCCTCCCTTTGGCCTAGCAACCCTTATTATTGGTGAAAGCGGCGTTGGCAAGACACAGTTCGCTGAATGTATGTACAATTTTGCGAAGCAGAAGAAAGTTATAGGGGAAACAATACCTTTTATCGTTTTTAACTGTGCAGACTACAGTGATAATCCTCAACTGCTATTGTCTTTATTGTATGGTTATAAAAAAGGTGCTTTTACTGGTGCTGATAGCGATACAGAAGGAATAGTGGAACATGCGAATAATGGCATTCTTTTTTTAGATGAAATTCATAGGTTACCGCCAAAGGGGCAAGAAATTCTTTTTTCTATCTTAGATAGAGGACAGTTTAGAAGATTAGGTGAGACAAAAGATGAAAGAAAAGTAAAAATTATGTTTATCGGCGCAACTACAGAGAATATAGAGTCCAATTTACTATTAAGTTTTAGAAGACGTATACCAATGATTATTTCGATCCCTTCTTTACATGAGAGAGCTTTTGTTGAAAAGGTTGAGATTATATATGACTTTTTTCAAAAAGAATGCAACCGGATTAATGTGAAAATTTTTGTAGAGTCTAAAGTGATAGAGATACTGACACTAAAAAGGTTTAACGGTAATATTGGTCAACTAAAAAGTACAATACAAGTCGTTTGTGCTAGAGCCTTCATGAAAAATATAGGAAAAGATAGTGAAATTATTAGTATAGGGTATGAGGATATTTTAGAAACCAATAGTATTCAGCGAGATTTTATCTTGGAAGACATTAACATAATAGAGATTAGAAATCACATTCAGGATATGTTATTTATACCATTTATTAAAAATCGTGCTAGCTTTATTAAAGATATTCAAAATAATGAATATTCAGTGCCGGAAGATTTCTATCGGCAAATTGAAAAAAAATATTATGACTTAATTAAGCTAAATATAAATTTTTCGGAAGTAGAGGAAATTTTATGGACTTTTATTAGTAATAAGTTCAGTAATCTTGAGCCGAGTCTTACTGCTAAGAATAAATACTTTTCCTTAACAGAATTAGTAAGTATAGCAGATAAAGATATTATTGATTTAGTGAAGAAAGTAAGGCTGCAATTAATAAAAGAGCACATGTACAATGAAATTAACGAAAATATATTTATTTACTTAGCCATTCATTTAGATGAAACAGTCAAAAGAATACGCCTAAAACAGCCCATTATAAATATTAACCTATCTAAAATAAAAAAAGATTTCGCGAAAGAGTATAACATAGCTCTTCAAGTTGGTAACTGGCTGAAAGAATTGAAAGACGTGGAGATACCAGAAGATGAAATTGGCTTTATTGCAATGTATATTAAGGCTGCTATTCAAAATAGGACGCCGAAGAACCGGGTAGGAGTGGTGGTGGTATCCCATGGAAAAATTGCTACTGAAATTATTAATGTAGTAAGGGAATTACTTAATGTGACTTTCCCCGTAGCGATTGACATGCCTTTAGATGAAAGCCCAGCTATGATTTATGAAAAAATCATTGGCATTTCTAAGATTGTGGATGAAGGAAGAGGCATATTATTTTTGGTAGACATGGGCTCACTTGTTAACGTAGGTAAAATCGTTACTGAAAAATTAGGGATACAAACTCAGACTCTTGATCGAGTAGATTTGCTTACTGTGATAGAAGCGGTACGCAAAGCCTCTATCCCTGAGAATAACTTAAATGAAATATATGCAAGCTTAGTAAAAAACCGCTACAATTATCCCTTATTAAGCATAGAGGAAACTAGTAAACCAATCGCGATTGTTGCCTTATGCCTTACAGGTGAAGGGACAGCTTATCATATTAGACAAGCTATTGAAAAAAAATACCCAAATGTTACTGTCTTTCAGGTAGGAGTGATGGACGATCATCTAAGGGATAAAATACAAGAAATCCAAGAAAAGTTTAAAATATTAGCGATTATCGGAACCATTAATCCTGAAATTGAAGGAATTAATTTTGTCGTATATGATCCTTATTTACTTAATAACGGCATAAGAGAATTTGACGTTATTTTAAATAGTGAAAAAGGAAACGATTTAGCTAGCTTTTCAAAGGAGGATTTATTTGTTTTTGAATCCCCAATTACTGCTCAGAAAGAATTAATTGAGGTTATGTGTCTACTCCTAATCAATAAAGGCTATGTAAAAAAAGAATTTTTGCAGTCAGTTTTAAGAAGAGAAGAAATGTCTCCAACCTTTATGAAAGGGGGCATGGCAATTCCTCATGGGGAATCTAACATAGTAAATAAATCAGCCATTGTGGTGGTTAAGTTAAAGCAACCAATGACTTGGGGTTGTGGTAAAGCAAATATTGTTTGCTTACCAGCATTTAAAATTAATGATAAGAAAATTGTCAAAGGCCTCTTAAAACCATTTTTAAACTTAGATTTTGTAGAAGGGCTGAAAGATCTAACAGACATAAATCAATTTAGAGAGATTCTTTTTGCTAAAATGAAAGATTGA
- a CDS encoding PTS sugar transporter subunit IIA, whose product MLDLDLVVLNMEANSSKDIIEKLGDLMLTKGYVKDSYVQAVLEREKNLPTGLSIGDFCVAIPHTDSGHVNQSNIAIATLKKASIFHSMVNPDEELSVELVFLLAVKDPNLQIQLLKNLMSVFQNKELLVKLKNVTSKEEASGLLSCLDQ is encoded by the coding sequence ATGTTGGATTTAGATTTAGTGGTATTAAATATGGAAGCAAACTCGTCAAAGGATATTATTGAAAAGCTAGGGGACTTAATGTTAACCAAAGGGTACGTAAAAGATAGCTATGTCCAAGCGGTGTTAGAAAGAGAAAAAAATCTTCCAACAGGACTTTCAATTGGTGATTTTTGCGTGGCAATTCCACATACTGATTCAGGTCATGTAAATCAATCAAATATTGCCATTGCAACGCTAAAGAAAGCTTCTATCTTTCATTCTATGGTAAATCCAGATGAAGAATTAAGTGTAGAATTGGTTTTTTTACTAGCTGTTAAAGATCCAAATCTACAGATCCAGTTACTAAAAAACCTTATGTCCGTATTTCAAAATAAAGAGTTGTTAGTCAAATTGAAAAATGTTACATCCAAGGAAGAGGCATCTGGGTTATTAAGTTGTCTTGATCAGTAA
- a CDS encoding PTS sugar transporter subunit IIB — MRKFNVLSVCGSGTVTSSMIAEKLKEAMEERGIKITATEAKPTEALNLAEGGRFDFITHTSPLPSADYGIPTINAVGFLTGFGEDEFLEEIMGVIKKLEKDNGK, encoded by the coding sequence ATGAGAAAGTTTAACGTTCTGTCAGTTTGTGGATCAGGTACAGTCACTTCATCGATGATTGCGGAAAAATTGAAGGAAGCGATGGAAGAAAGGGGGATTAAAATTACGGCAACGGAGGCGAAACCAACGGAAGCGCTTAATTTAGCAGAAGGAGGTAGGTTTGATTTTATCACCCATACCAGTCCACTGCCCTCCGCAGACTATGGCATTCCAACGATAAATGCCGTTGGTTTTCTTACCGGCTTCGGTGAAGATGAGTTTTTGGAAGAAATCATGGGTGTAATTAAAAAGCTAGAAAAGGATAACGGAAAATAA
- a CDS encoding PTS galactitol transporter subunit IIC, translating to MFLQALKEIFQTFGSPVFVPVIIFVIAKILKVNTKKAFFSALYAGVGLEGFTLLLNAFTPIITPVVKSMVENTGIQLPVFDVGWQATALVAYSTEAGMVFLGVGLLVQTVLFLCKWTDVFQPGDLWNNYSYMVWGSMVYLATQNMLLSLGCMILLNMYSLLIAEILAKRWSTYYNYPNCTIIAMHNIEVAIFTVLFDPLLNALGLNKIKLSPEQLQKKLGFFGEPVSLGLLLGIFIGIMGNFKSLNTLPAWGQVMTMGIATSAIMAIFPRVAGLFAQAFLPITEAARKAVKKDSKARQWYLGVNDATGYGEPATLISGIILIPIMVFLAIVLPGNQVLPVVDLLALPFMVQGIVPLVNGNIFKVLITGAIWFSAGLYMCTYTAPMFTEICASVGVHLPVGALLITSFNILGKPLMGLVFLAFLSQSPILIAIAVGVYLMAYLTFRKNKESIYNYLDQNALKNVMDGTEESNISA from the coding sequence ATGTTTTTACAAGCATTAAAAGAGATCTTTCAAACTTTCGGTTCACCTGTTTTTGTTCCAGTTATCATTTTTGTTATTGCTAAAATATTAAAGGTTAACACGAAGAAGGCATTCTTTTCTGCCTTATATGCGGGGGTTGGTTTAGAAGGGTTTACGCTGCTCTTAAATGCTTTTACGCCTATTATCACACCTGTAGTAAAAAGTATGGTTGAGAACACGGGAATACAACTTCCTGTATTTGATGTAGGCTGGCAGGCGACTGCATTAGTGGCTTATTCCACAGAGGCTGGTATGGTTTTCTTAGGAGTTGGCTTATTGGTTCAAACAGTACTATTTTTATGTAAATGGACAGATGTTTTCCAACCAGGTGACTTATGGAATAACTACTCTTATATGGTATGGGGTTCTATGGTTTACCTTGCAACTCAAAATATGTTGCTATCTTTAGGATGTATGATCTTATTAAATATGTACAGCTTGTTAATTGCAGAAATACTGGCTAAAAGATGGTCAACTTATTATAACTATCCAAATTGCACAATCATTGCTATGCATAATATCGAAGTTGCTATTTTTACGGTACTCTTTGACCCTCTACTAAATGCTCTTGGTTTAAATAAAATTAAATTGAGTCCAGAGCAGTTGCAAAAGAAACTGGGATTCTTCGGTGAACCTGTATCCTTAGGTTTATTACTTGGTATCTTTATTGGCATTATGGGGAATTTTAAAAGTTTAAATACTTTGCCAGCATGGGGGCAAGTGATGACAATGGGTATTGCTACCAGTGCTATTATGGCAATTTTCCCAAGAGTGGCAGGTTTATTTGCGCAAGCTTTTCTCCCAATAACGGAAGCTGCGAGAAAAGCAGTTAAGAAAGATAGTAAAGCACGTCAATGGTATTTGGGGGTAAATGATGCAACTGGCTACGGCGAACCTGCAACGTTAATTTCAGGAATTATACTAATCCCCATTATGGTTTTCCTAGCAATTGTATTACCAGGGAACCAAGTACTACCGGTAGTTGATTTGCTAGCATTACCTTTCATGGTGCAAGGGATTGTTCCACTAGTAAATGGCAATATATTTAAAGTACTCATTACTGGTGCGATTTGGTTTAGTGCAGGATTATATATGTGTACATATACGGCACCTATGTTTACCGAAATTTGTGCTTCAGTTGGAGTTCATTTACCAGTTGGTGCATTGTTAATTACCAGTTTCAATATTTTAGGTAAGCCTCTTATGGGATTGGTATTCTTGGCTTTCCTCAGCCAGTCTCCAATATTAATTGCTATTGCAGTAGGGGTCTATCTCATGGCATATCTCACCTTTAGAAAGAACAAAGAATCCATCTATAATTATTTAGATCAAAATGCCTTAAAAAATGTAATGGATGGTACGGAAGAATCTAATATCAGCGCATAG
- a CDS encoding sn-glycerol-1-phosphate dehydrogenase — protein MNELLQKSPEEMAGLQFSCSCGKTHSIDIKGVRIGSNILSDIRNYLKEFEKGTLLFIADSNTYEAGGREVESILSEDFKLEKVIFPNPHLHPDEEALGQLQGAMNSNIKAIVVVGSGTLNDLVRYLSYETKIPYVVVCTAPSMDGYASMVSPLITKGVKVTYDAVYPYSIIADLSIMKEAPFHMLHAGLGDIVGKYSALADWKLANILHGEYYCEITAQLVEKAVQQCVDSASGIMARSPESIRSIIEGLILSGMCIGMTGSSRPASGEEHLLSHTWEMLGLIRKQETHLHGNQVGIGTEIILHIYQYLLTLDIDKVYADGKFRSFTREKWEQNIKSLFGNVAPQIIQKKAPFINFTAAKREKAAQHIVQKWDELKTNVFLTMPSPISYLKMMEEAGSKLTPLDLKLDRESFRLSLLTAKEIRQRFGVMQILEDLGILEETVERITDFYYS, from the coding sequence ATGAACGAATTATTGCAAAAATCTCCGGAAGAGATGGCAGGTTTACAGTTTTCCTGTTCTTGCGGTAAAACCCATAGTATTGATATTAAAGGAGTTCGTATTGGTAGTAATATTCTTTCTGATATAAGGAATTATCTTAAGGAATTTGAAAAAGGCACATTATTATTTATTGCTGATAGTAATACCTATGAAGCAGGGGGTAGAGAGGTAGAATCAATTCTTAGCGAAGATTTTAAGCTAGAAAAAGTGATTTTCCCTAATCCTCATCTTCATCCCGATGAAGAAGCTTTGGGGCAATTGCAAGGTGCGATGAATTCCAATATTAAGGCTATTGTAGTAGTAGGTTCGGGAACACTTAATGATCTTGTGCGTTATTTGAGCTATGAAACAAAGATTCCTTATGTAGTGGTGTGTACTGCGCCGTCTATGGATGGTTATGCTTCCATGGTTTCGCCACTAATTACGAAAGGGGTTAAGGTTACTTATGACGCTGTGTATCCTTACTCTATCATTGCAGATTTGTCGATTATGAAAGAAGCACCTTTTCATATGCTTCATGCTGGCCTTGGGGACATTGTAGGTAAATATAGCGCCCTTGCAGATTGGAAATTAGCAAATATTCTTCATGGCGAGTATTATTGTGAAATTACAGCCCAGTTAGTAGAAAAAGCAGTTCAGCAATGTGTCGACAGTGCTTCTGGTATCATGGCAAGGAGCCCAGAGTCCATTCGTAGTATCATTGAAGGTTTAATTCTATCGGGTATGTGTATTGGTATGACAGGGAGCTCTAGACCCGCTTCAGGGGAAGAGCACTTACTATCTCATACGTGGGAAATGCTAGGCTTGATTCGTAAACAGGAAACGCACTTACATGGTAATCAAGTAGGAATTGGAACAGAAATTATACTTCATATTTACCAATACTTACTAACGTTAGATATTGATAAAGTATATGCTGATGGTAAGTTTAGGTCTTTTACGCGAGAAAAATGGGAGCAAAATATAAAAAGTCTATTTGGTAATGTGGCACCACAAATTATCCAAAAGAAAGCTCCGTTTATTAATTTTACTGCAGCTAAGCGAGAAAAAGCTGCCCAGCATATTGTCCAAAAATGGGATGAACTGAAAACAAATGTGTTTTTAACAATGCCATCGCCCATTTCTTATCTTAAAATGATGGAAGAAGCAGGTTCTAAGCTGACTCCTCTTGACCTTAAGCTTGATAGGGAGTCATTTCGGTTAAGTTTACTTACAGCCAAAGAAATTCGACAAAGATTCGGTGTAATGCAGATACTGGAGGACTTGGGGATCTTAGAAGAAACTGTTGAAAGAATAACGGATTTCTATTATTCATAA
- a CDS encoding L-ribulose-5-phosphate 4-epimerase: protein MLEELKLKVWEANLELQKKGLVLYTWGNASGIDRETGLVVIKPSGVEYDKLEPKDMVVVDLSGKQVEGTFRPSSDTPTHLVLYNKFPSVGGIVHTHSTFATIWAQAGRPIPAFGTTHADYFYGEVPCTRKLSAEEIEDNYEVETGNVIVETFKDKTPLHVPGVLVSNHGPFSWGKDAHEAVYHAVVLEELAKMALYTCSLNQGAKPIDQVLLDKHFLRKHGKNAYYGQGKEE from the coding sequence TTGTTAGAAGAACTTAAACTAAAAGTATGGGAAGCGAATTTGGAACTGCAAAAAAAAGGGCTAGTTTTATACACATGGGGTAATGCTAGTGGTATTGATCGAGAAACAGGCTTAGTTGTTATTAAACCGAGTGGTGTAGAATATGACAAGCTGGAGCCGAAGGATATGGTAGTGGTAGACTTATCAGGTAAACAGGTAGAAGGAACTTTCCGTCCTTCATCGGATACTCCAACTCATTTAGTGTTATACAATAAGTTTCCTAGTGTTGGCGGGATTGTCCACACTCACTCTACCTTTGCTACGATTTGGGCCCAAGCAGGTAGACCGATTCCTGCATTTGGCACGACTCACGCAGATTATTTTTACGGCGAAGTTCCTTGTACGCGGAAGTTATCCGCAGAAGAAATCGAAGATAACTATGAAGTAGAGACCGGTAACGTCATTGTTGAAACTTTTAAAGACAAGACCCCTCTGCATGTTCCAGGTGTCTTAGTATCGAATCACGGTCCTTTTTCCTGGGGTAAGGATGCTCATGAAGCTGTGTATCATGCTGTAGTATTAGAAGAACTTGCCAAAATGGCACTTTATACCTGCTCATTAAATCAAGGCGCTAAGCCGATTGATCAGGTACTACTAGATAAGCATTTTCTCAGAAAGCATGGAAAAAATGCTTATTACGGGCAAGGTAAGGAAGAATAG
- the tkt gene encoding transketolase, translating to MESKVIDQLAINTLRTLAIDGIEKANSGHPGMPMGAAPMAYQLWTKHLTHNPVNPKWFNRDRFVLSAGHGSMLLYSLLHLSGYDLSINDLKGFRQWMSKTPGHPEYGHTPGVDATTGPLGQGIGMAVGMAMGERHMAAIYNKENYEVVNHFTYSMCGDGDLMEGVSAEAASLAGHLKLGKLIVLYDSNDISLDGKLSLSFSEDVKKRFAAYGWQVILVEDGNDLVAIDEALTKAKADTNRPTLIEVKTVIGFGAPNKGGSSASHGSPLGKAEVQLTKEFYQWSYKDEFYVPDSVYKHFEKQVKQRGEGLEHEWNASLANYAKKYPELAEQLREAIAGDLPDKWDEKLPSYEDGTKIASRSSSGEVINVLSKSIPAFFGGSADLASSNKTMIKNGGNFLAEDYSGRNIWFGVREFAMGAALNGMALHGGLKVYGATFFIFSDYLRPAIRLAALMKLPVTYVFTHDSIAVGEDGPTHEPIEQLASFRALPNINVIRPADGNETVAAWKVAVTSTATPTVLVLSRQDLPTIDNNNKIAGQGVAQGAYIISGGDKPEALLLASGSEVQLAVKAQKLLAAENISVSVISFPSWNLFEKQSDEYKKTVLSPHVKVRLAIEMGSSLGWERYVGDDGSVLAIDRFGASGPEETLLREYGFTVENVVNKVKELLNKQK from the coding sequence ATGGAAAGCAAAGTAATAGATCAACTGGCGATAAATACACTTCGGACCTTAGCAATTGATGGAATTGAGAAAGCCAATTCTGGCCACCCTGGAATGCCCATGGGGGCAGCACCTATGGCCTATCAATTATGGACAAAACATCTAACCCATAATCCGGTTAATCCTAAATGGTTTAATCGGGACCGTTTTGTTTTGTCTGCAGGACATGGTTCCATGTTGTTATATAGCTTATTACATTTATCTGGTTACGACCTTTCCATTAATGATTTAAAAGGTTTTCGCCAATGGATGAGTAAAACACCTGGTCATCCTGAGTATGGTCACACCCCAGGAGTCGATGCGACCACTGGTCCCTTAGGACAAGGAATAGGAATGGCTGTGGGGATGGCTATGGGCGAGCGCCACATGGCGGCTATCTACAATAAAGAAAATTATGAAGTTGTAAATCATTTTACATATAGTATGTGCGGTGATGGGGATTTGATGGAGGGAGTATCTGCTGAGGCGGCATCTCTTGCAGGTCATCTTAAACTTGGCAAACTTATTGTTTTATATGATTCAAATGATATTTCCCTAGATGGAAAATTGAGTCTATCCTTCTCTGAAGATGTGAAAAAACGATTTGCGGCTTATGGCTGGCAAGTTATTTTAGTAGAAGATGGTAATGATTTAGTTGCAATTGATGAGGCATTAACGAAGGCAAAAGCCGATACAAATAGACCAACGCTAATTGAAGTCAAAACAGTGATTGGCTTCGGTGCTCCAAATAAAGGCGGATCTTCTGCTTCTCATGGGTCACCTCTAGGAAAAGCAGAAGTTCAGTTGACAAAAGAGTTTTATCAATGGTCCTACAAAGATGAATTTTATGTTCCTGATTCTGTTTACAAGCATTTCGAAAAACAAGTGAAGCAAAGAGGCGAAGGGTTAGAACATGAGTGGAATGCTTCTTTAGCGAACTATGCTAAAAAATATCCAGAACTCGCCGAGCAACTTCGTGAGGCCATAGCCGGCGATCTTCCAGATAAATGGGATGAAAAGTTGCCAAGCTACGAAGACGGTACTAAGATAGCGTCACGTTCTTCCTCCGGCGAAGTGATAAATGTACTTTCAAAGAGTATTCCCGCTTTTTTTGGCGGATCGGCAGATCTGGCGAGTTCTAATAAGACGATGATAAAAAATGGAGGAAATTTTCTAGCAGAAGATTATAGTGGACGTAATATCTGGTTTGGTGTTCGGGAATTTGCCATGGGGGCAGCTCTAAATGGTATGGCTCTGCATGGTGGACTGAAGGTATACGGAGCAACATTCTTTATTTTTTCGGACTACCTGCGCCCAGCGATTCGCTTGGCGGCTTTGATGAAACTTCCTGTGACCTATGTATTTACCCATGATAGTATTGCCGTTGGTGAAGATGGTCCCACTCATGAGCCTATTGAGCAGTTAGCGTCTTTTAGGGCGTTACCCAATATTAATGTAATTCGTCCAGCAGATGGCAATGAGACAGTAGCAGCATGGAAGGTGGCTGTTACCTCAACAGCTACACCCACGGTGCTGGTACTATCTCGTCAAGATCTCCCAACCATTGATAATAACAATAAGATCGCAGGACAGGGTGTGGCACAAGGGGCGTATATCATCTCAGGAGGAGATAAGCCAGAGGCATTGCTGTTAGCATCCGGTTCAGAAGTGCAATTAGCTGTCAAAGCGCAAAAACTGCTAGCAGCAGAAAATATTTCAGTATCGGTTATTAGTTTTCCCTCATGGAACTTGTTTGAAAAACAATCTGATGAATACAAGAAAACGGTACTTTCACCACATGTAAAAGTTCGTCTAGCCATTGAGATGGGATCTTCCTTAGGATGGGAGCGCTATGTTGGCGATGATGGAAGTGTACTTGCTATTGACCGCTTTGGCGCTTCGGGGCCGGAAGAAACTTTGCTTAGGGAATACGGCTTTACAGTGGAAAACGTAGTTAATAAGGTAAAAGAATTATTGAATAAGCAAAAATAA
- a CDS encoding YkuS family protein yields the protein MQGIIAVEKTLSKLADILETKGYEIVDLSESDLVGVDAIVVGGTDINLLNIQDTATDVPVINATGKTFNEIIEELGRM from the coding sequence ATGCAAGGTATTATTGCAGTGGAAAAAACGTTATCCAAATTAGCGGATATACTGGAAACAAAAGGCTATGAGATAGTCGACTTAAGTGAAAGTGATCTGGTTGGTGTGGATGCAATTGTTGTAGGTGGAACGGATATTAACTTATTAAATATCCAAGATACGGCTACGGATGTACCTGTTATTAATGCGACAGGAAAAACTTTCAACGAAATTATTGAAGAATTAGGTAGGATGTAA
- the yyaC gene encoding spore protease YyaC, with product MLNNLLKFPKLSSEFKLNISQPTAMYDIAIHLRSIMQEATTTNGSLVVLCIGTDRSTGDSLGPLTGTKLRSFNSYPHIYGTLDEPIHATNLNDTVKSIQKNISHPFIIAVDACLGRTESVGCVSLGRGPLKPGAAVHKDLPSVGDAYITGIVNVSGFMEHLVLQSTRLNLVMKMADTIAHAISYGLRTYTKP from the coding sequence ATGTTAAATAATCTTTTGAAATTCCCTAAACTAAGTTCTGAATTTAAACTTAACATCAGCCAACCAACTGCCATGTATGATATTGCCATCCATTTACGCAGTATTATGCAAGAAGCCACTACAACGAATGGTTCATTAGTTGTGTTATGTATTGGTACAGACCGCTCTACTGGCGACTCCCTTGGCCCCCTTACGGGAACAAAGCTACGCTCGTTTAACTCTTACCCTCATATTTATGGTACGCTTGATGAACCAATCCATGCCACCAATTTAAACGATACGGTAAAGTCCATACAAAAAAATATTTCTCATCCTTTTATTATTGCTGTTGACGCTTGTCTCGGCCGTACAGAAAGTGTTGGATGCGTTTCACTTGGCAGAGGTCCATTAAAACCAGGGGCCGCGGTACATAAAGATCTTCCGTCTGTGGGAGATGCCTATATTACAGGTATAGTAAATGTAAGTGGTTTTATGGAACATCTAGTGCTGCAGAGCACTCGTTTAAATTTGGTTATGAAAATGGCAGATACCATTGCCCACGCTATTTCTTATGGGCTACGGACCTATACAAAACCATAA